A stretch of the Campylobacter sp. 19-13652 genome encodes the following:
- a CDS encoding bifunctional (p)ppGpp synthetase/guanosine-3',5'-bis(diphosphate) 3'-pyrophosphohydrolase — translation MANNIFFEQLVKDVVAINSVTDAKELLASLFPNSYLVQKAIDFCIVSHEGQYRKSGEPYAIHPILVACFVAYMGADEAMIVAALLHDVVEDTDATLSDVRDAFGADAAKLVEGLTKIVNIREDKLVSSSSNEKLASSALTFRRMLLISIEDVRVLVIKLCDRLHNMLTISALRPEKQKRIAEETLMVYAPIAHRLGISSIKNLLEDLSFERIMPEDYKKIDDYINEQQQKLSLIINDFVDRVGHILLTNGFAEGTFEIQKRIKHHYSIFLKMQRKGISIEEVLDLLAVRVLVDAPLDCYRVLGNLHMHFNPLISRFKDYIALPKQNGYQTIHTTIFDNKSIFEVQVRTYDMHKTAEFGVAAHWKYKSGGLNPRLDWLSDISASSVENNAEEMYEFAKDSLYAEDIAVYSPKGSIFTLPRGATALDYAYEVHTEVGLYASQAYINRVRVPLLTELKNGDIVRIVTGDEPKYRCSWLENVKTGKAKAAIRSLCKQKIKEINTQYASNILKGVFDISARRLIEWLELDGASKKFVRAATDSVYLQELVNSLRKYTKKLSPFSIGDRYSVKKQKFENIVIYSNHKISSVEFDYCCNPKRGDDIVGFRHGGTAVVHHKLCKSVGKMLTSEEAIFVKWTRNAPRRYNIVLNLENRRGSLAEFLTYLSRLGANLSSINLNQGSEVDGDFFTISIEIAEHLNANQIRDRLKERYKIVDFVSSNDAYNN, via the coding sequence ATGGCAAATAATATATTTTTTGAGCAGCTTGTAAAAGATGTAGTCGCAATAAACAGCGTGACTGACGCTAAGGAGCTGCTTGCTTCGCTATTTCCTAATAGCTATCTTGTGCAAAAAGCCATTGATTTTTGTATTGTATCTCACGAGGGGCAGTATAGAAAAAGTGGCGAACCGTATGCCATACACCCTATACTCGTGGCATGTTTTGTGGCTTATATGGGTGCTGATGAGGCTATGATTGTGGCTGCGCTTTTGCATGATGTGGTAGAGGATACAGACGCTACTTTAAGTGATGTAAGAGATGCCTTTGGTGCGGATGCGGCAAAGCTGGTTGAAGGGCTTACTAAGATAGTAAATATACGCGAGGATAAGCTAGTAAGTAGCTCTAGTAATGAAAAGCTAGCCAGCTCGGCTCTTACATTTCGTCGCATGCTTTTAATCTCAATCGAAGATGTGCGTGTGCTTGTTATTAAGCTATGCGATAGACTGCATAATATGCTTACAATTAGCGCCCTTCGCCCAGAAAAGCAAAAGCGCATCGCTGAGGAGACACTGATGGTGTATGCGCCCATAGCCCATCGCCTTGGAATTTCATCTATTAAGAATTTGCTCGAGGATTTAAGCTTTGAGCGCATTATGCCAGAGGATTATAAAAAGATTGATGATTATATAAACGAACAGCAGCAAAAATTATCGCTTATAATTAACGATTTTGTCGATAGAGTAGGACATATTTTGCTTACAAATGGCTTTGCTGAGGGTACGTTTGAAATTCAAAAACGCATAAAGCACCACTATTCAATATTTTTAAAAATGCAGCGAAAGGGCATTAGCATAGAGGAGGTGCTTGATCTACTTGCAGTTAGGGTGCTTGTTGACGCTCCACTTGATTGTTACAGGGTGCTTGGGAATTTGCATATGCATTTTAATCCATTAATCTCACGCTTTAAAGACTACATAGCCTTGCCAAAGCAAAATGGCTATCAGACCATACATACTACCATTTTTGATAATAAAAGTATATTTGAGGTGCAGGTGCGTACCTACGACATGCACAAAACCGCCGAGTTTGGCGTGGCTGCACATTGGAAATACAAAAGTGGTGGTTTAAATCCACGTCTTGATTGGCTAAGTGATATTAGCGCCTCAAGCGTAGAAAATAACGCCGAGGAGATGTATGAGTTTGCAAAAGATAGTCTCTATGCCGAAGATATTGCGGTTTACTCGCCAAAGGGTAGCATTTTTACCCTGCCTCGCGGAGCGACTGCTCTTGATTATGCTTATGAGGTGCATACCGAAGTAGGGCTTTATGCCTCGCAGGCTTACATAAACCGTGTACGTGTACCGCTACTAACAGAGCTAAAAAATGGTGACATAGTCCGTATAGTAACAGGCGATGAGCCAAAATACCGCTGTAGCTGGCTTGAGAATGTAAAAACAGGCAAAGCAAAGGCCGCCATACGCTCGCTTTGTAAGCAAAAAATAAAAGAGATAAACACCCAGTACGCAAGCAATATCTTAAAGGGTGTTTTTGATATTAGTGCGCGTAGGCTTATTGAGTGGTTAGAGCTTGACGGAGCTAGTAAAAAATTTGTCCGCGCAGCCACTGATAGCGTGTATTTACAAGAGCTTGTAAACAGCCTTAGAAAATATACAAAAAAGCTAAGTCCATTTTCTATCGGCGACCGCTACAGCGTAAAAAAGCAAAAATTTGAAAACATAGTCATATACTCAAATCACAAAATTTCAAGCGTGGAGTTTGATTATTGCTGCAATCCAAAGCGAGGCGATGATATAGTGGGCTTTAGGCATGGTGGCACGGCGGTAGTGCATCACAAGCTATGCAAAAGCGTAGGCAAAATGTTAACAAGCGAGGAGGCGATATTTGTCAAATGGACGCGAAATGCGCCACGCAGGTATAATATTGTTTTAAATTTGGAAAATCGCCGTGGCTCGTTGGCTGAGTTTTTGACCTATCTTTCAAGGTTGGGGGCAAATTTATCTAGCATAAATTTAAACCAAGGTAGCGAGGTTGATGGGGATTTTTTCACTATAAGTATAGAAATAGCAGAGCATCTAAATGCAAATCAAATTCGCGATAGGCTCAAAGAGCGGTATAAAATCGTGGATTTTGTCTCAAGTAATGATGCTTATAATAATTAA
- a CDS encoding DNA-directed RNA polymerase subunit omega codes for MRTEQITAKALKKVGDDRYKLSLVVARRAEALANGAEVLVNADTSKMKFADIALLEVAEGKVGLEAIVDGK; via the coding sequence ATGAGAACAGAACAAATCACAGCAAAGGCTCTAAAAAAAGTCGGAGATGACCGCTATAAGCTATCCCTAGTCGTAGCTCGTCGTGCTGAGGCTTTGGCAAATGGAGCCGAGGTGCTAGTAAATGCTGATACTTCAAAGATGAAATTTGCCGATATAGCGCTTTTAGAAGTCGCTGAGGGCAAGGTGGGGCTAGAAGCTATTGTAGATGGCAAATAA
- the pyrH gene encoding UMP kinase, whose translation MGDKKRVLVKFSGEALAGESGFGIDNSIVKFIADEIKSLVRAGVEVGIVIGGGNIIRGVSAARDGIIKRTSGDHMGMLSTVINSIAMREALEHGGVDVRVQSAIKMEAICETFIVGRAIRHLQKGRVVIFAAGTGNPFFTTDTAATLRAIEIGSDMIIKATKVDGVYDKDPHKFEGATLLRELSYETAMADNIKVMDDTAIALAKDNALPIIVCNMFKAGNLLNIITNSADATYSIVK comes from the coding sequence ATGGGCGATAAAAAACGGGTCTTAGTTAAATTTTCAGGTGAGGCACTAGCTGGAGAGAGCGGTTTTGGGATTGATAATTCGATAGTTAAATTTATAGCTGATGAGATAAAAAGCCTAGTGCGCGCTGGCGTAGAGGTCGGCATAGTCATAGGTGGAGGCAACATCATACGCGGAGTAAGTGCCGCAAGAGACGGCATTATAAAGCGTACGAGTGGTGATCATATGGGGATGCTCTCTACTGTGATAAACTCCATAGCTATGCGTGAGGCGCTAGAGCATGGCGGCGTAGATGTGAGGGTGCAAAGTGCTATTAAAATGGAGGCGATATGCGAGACATTTATAGTCGGGCGGGCCATACGTCATCTGCAAAAAGGGCGAGTTGTAATCTTTGCTGCTGGTACTGGAAATCCTTTTTTTACCACAGATACTGCAGCCACTCTTAGGGCTATTGAAATAGGCTCTGATATGATAATAAAGGCGACAAAAGTAGACGGCGTGTATGATAAAGACCCACATAAATTTGAAGGCGCGACACTACTAAGAGAGTTAAGCTATGAAACCGCAATGGCTGATAATATAAAGGTAATGGACGATACCGCCATAGCCCTAGCAAAGGACAATGCGCTACCTATAATCGTGTGCAATATGTTTAAGGCTGGTAATTTGCTAAATATAATCACAAATAGCGCAGATGCCACATACTCCATAGTAAAATAA
- a CDS encoding shikimate dehydrogenase, translating into MRLFALFGDPVAHSLSPRLHNSALNALGLSGAYIRYLLKDGDTLIDKFKRLGLSGANITVPHKHVAAMQADVKSEFVLKVGAANTLVQRDDKIYAFNTDAPGFLRAISKFSDVKKVLVLGAGGTALALAHALKDSGADVSVLNRSKSRLASFETDFRTFTWESFEFGDFDLVLNTTSAGLKDELLPAPSEILRPALKHARYAFDVIYGKETPFLQMAKSLNIPNKDGADMLLFQAVLAFNLFFDNTLKESSIINSMREAFSLPR; encoded by the coding sequence GTGCGCCTTTTTGCCCTTTTTGGCGACCCAGTAGCCCACTCACTTAGCCCAAGACTTCACAATAGCGCACTTAATGCGCTAGGGCTAAGTGGTGCTTATATTCGCTATTTGTTAAAAGATGGCGATACGCTGATTGATAAATTTAAGAGGCTAGGGCTAAGCGGAGCAAATATAACTGTCCCCCATAAGCACGTAGCCGCCATGCAAGCAGACGTAAAGAGTGAGTTTGTGCTAAAAGTAGGCGCAGCAAATACTTTGGTGCAAAGAGATGATAAAATTTATGCTTTTAACACAGACGCACCTGGCTTTTTAAGGGCTATTAGCAAGTTTAGCGACGTAAAAAAAGTCCTAGTTTTAGGCGCTGGTGGCACTGCTTTAGCACTCGCTCATGCTTTAAAGGATAGTGGCGCAGATGTAAGCGTGCTAAATCGCAGCAAGTCTAGGCTTGCTAGCTTTGAGACCGATTTTAGGACTTTTACTTGGGAGAGCTTTGAGTTTGGCGATTTTGATTTGGTTTTAAATACTACTTCAGCTGGGTTAAAAGATGAGCTTTTGCCAGCACCTAGTGAGATTTTAAGACCTGCGTTAAAGCACGCTCGATATGCTTTTGACGTCATATACGGCAAAGAGACGCCGTTTTTGCAGATGGCAAAAAGCCTAAACATACCTAATAAAGATGGGGCTGATATGCTACTTTTTCAGGCGGTGTTAGCTTTTAATCTATTTTTTGATAATACTTTAAAAGAAAGTAGTATTATAAATTCTATGCGTGAGGCTTTTTCTTTGCCTAGGTAA
- a CDS encoding SPOR domain-containing protein — translation MPNDGLQDLMLNEHENNKNLNFKRLLMVIAGFVILFLIVIAIVGLFSSQDEEQTAQVQQPRLVLPPVPAAKEEQPSAIEPALVNEPKDEQKDGDGMFEQVPIVAESKSDDDFESMIKRLKDQEKAAAKPAKESVDTPSITNQPKPVGTKKSEATVAKKPEPKKSEVKPASQPKPANKPATPPAKKQESVNLKELVKSTSAPSVSQNVPSGAYVQVAAVSKFSPSASYVSKLKEKGYAVHLLKVGAATKVLVGPFSTDKLKQAVSEIREQIAKEAFVYRVK, via the coding sequence ATGCCAAATGACGGACTGCAAGATTTAATGCTAAACGAGCATGAAAATAATAAAAATTTAAATTTTAAACGACTTCTTATGGTGATAGCTGGTTTTGTTATTCTGTTTTTAATAGTCATAGCAATTGTTGGGCTATTTAGCTCACAAGATGAGGAACAAACAGCCCAAGTCCAGCAACCTCGCCTAGTCCTGCCTCCAGTACCAGCTGCAAAAGAGGAGCAGCCCTCAGCTATTGAGCCAGCTTTAGTAAATGAGCCTAAAGATGAGCAAAAAGATGGCGATGGGATGTTTGAACAAGTGCCTATAGTAGCTGAAAGCAAAAGCGATGATGATTTTGAGAGCATGATAAAGCGCTTAAAAGATCAAGAAAAAGCAGCCGCTAAACCAGCTAAGGAAAGCGTTGATACGCCATCAATCACTAATCAACCAAAGCCAGTAGGCACAAAAAAGTCAGAAGCTACAGTAGCTAAAAAGCCAGAGCCAAAAAAGTCTGAAGTCAAGCCAGCTTCACAGCCAAAGCCTGCTAATAAGCCAGCCACACCGCCAGCTAAAAAACAAGAGAGCGTAAATTTAAAAGAGCTTGTAAAGAGTACTAGCGCGCCAAGCGTAAGCCAAAACGTGCCATCTGGGGCGTACGTGCAAGTTGCTGCTGTTAGCAAGTTTAGCCCAAGTGCTAGCTATGTCTCAAAACTAAAAGAAAAAGGCTATGCTGTACATCTTTTAAAAGTGGGGGCAGCCACAAAGGTACTTGTGGGGCCATTTTCTACGGATAAGCTAAAACAAGCAGTGTCAGAAATCCGCGAACAAATCGCAAAAGAAGCCTTTGTCTACAGGGTAAAATAG
- a CDS encoding DUF1882 domain-containing protein, with protein MQGIDTTLIKMLTDHYYIKRDTIVNKLEFKGRTLFDKFERVDEPLNFKVIKEHDENKIIVAHSLINRLDKVENIVFDYNGRMPDRFWHRAQLLLREEGYINFTAYESKTPGHLHLYVHKGHTTLNEAHQLANMLSMKLSQRLVKEWRMFPNLDLPREFNILALPYKLYAKERGASWSKHM; from the coding sequence ATGCAAGGAATAGACACTACGCTAATAAAAATGCTGACTGATCATTACTACATCAAGCGTGATACGATAGTAAATAAGCTTGAGTTTAAGGGGCGGACGCTGTTTGATAAATTTGAACGTGTCGATGAGCCACTAAATTTTAAAGTGATAAAAGAGCACGATGAGAATAAAATCATCGTCGCCCACTCGCTCATAAACCGCCTTGACAAGGTAGAAAACATCGTTTTTGATTATAACGGCAGAATGCCTGATAGATTTTGGCACAGGGCTCAGCTGCTGCTACGTGAGGAGGGGTATATAAATTTCACCGCCTACGAGAGCAAGACCCCAGGACACCTGCACCTATACGTGCATAAGGGACACACCACGCTAAATGAAGCCCACCAGCTAGCAAATATGCTAAGTATGAAGCTATCGCAAAGGCTTGTAAAGGAGTGGAGAATGTTTCCAAACCTAGACCTGCCACGCGAGTTTAATATCCTAGCACTGCCTTATAAGCTTTACGCGAAAGAGCGCGGCGCCAGCTGGTCAAAACATATGTAA
- a CDS encoding serine hydroxymethyltransferase codes for MSLEKFDNEIYALTSAELKRQTDHLEMIASENFTLPEVIEALGSVLTNKYAEGYPGKRYYGGCEFVDEIEQIAIDRCKALFGCEYANVQPNSGSQANQGVYGALLNRGDKILGMDLSHGGHLTHGAKVSSSGKMYESFFYGVELDGRINYDRVADIANIVKPKMIVCGASAYARQIDFAKFREIADSVGAYLFADVAHIAGLVVAGEHNNPFPHCDVVSSTTHKTLRGPRGGIIMTNNEEIAKKINSSIFPGIQGGPLMNVIAAKAVGFKFNLSDEWKVYAKQVKANAKTLAEVLIKRGFELVSGGTDNHLVLLNLSDKPYSGKDADIALGQAGITVNKNTVPGEKRSPFVTSGVRIGSPALTARGMGEAEFEIIANRIADVLDDINNASLQAKIKEELKALAHNFIIYDKAMY; via the coding sequence ATGAGCTTAGAAAAATTTGACAACGAGATTTACGCCCTAACAAGTGCCGAGCTAAAAAGGCAGACCGATCATCTTGAGATGATAGCTAGTGAAAACTTCACTCTGCCTGAAGTCATCGAGGCTCTAGGTTCTGTGCTTACAAACAAATACGCCGAGGGCTACCCTGGCAAGCGATACTATGGCGGGTGCGAATTTGTCGATGAGATAGAGCAAATCGCCATCGATAGGTGCAAAGCACTCTTTGGCTGCGAGTATGCAAACGTCCAGCCAAACAGCGGCAGCCAGGCAAATCAGGGCGTGTATGGCGCGCTGCTAAATCGTGGGGATAAAATCCTAGGTATGGATCTAAGCCACGGCGGACACCTGACCCACGGCGCAAAGGTAAGCAGTAGCGGCAAGATGTATGAGAGCTTTTTTTACGGCGTGGAGCTTGACGGACGCATAAACTACGACCGAGTAGCAGACATCGCAAACATCGTAAAGCCAAAGATGATAGTGTGTGGCGCAAGTGCCTACGCTAGGCAGATAGACTTTGCTAAATTTAGAGAAATAGCCGATAGTGTGGGGGCGTATCTCTTTGCCGACGTAGCTCACATAGCTGGGCTAGTCGTGGCTGGTGAGCATAATAACCCCTTCCCACACTGCGACGTGGTAAGCTCCACTACGCACAAGACCCTACGCGGGCCACGTGGGGGTATCATAATGACAAACAACGAAGAGATAGCTAAAAAGATAAACTCAAGCATATTCCCAGGCATTCAGGGCGGACCTTTGATGAATGTCATAGCTGCAAAGGCGGTTGGGTTTAAATTTAACCTAAGCGATGAGTGGAAAGTCTATGCAAAGCAGGTAAAAGCAAACGCCAAAACCCTGGCCGAAGTGCTGATAAAGCGTGGCTTTGAGCTAGTAAGTGGCGGGACGGATAACCACCTAGTGCTGCTTAACCTAAGCGATAAGCCATACAGCGGCAAGGACGCAGACATCGCCCTAGGGCAGGCTGGCATAACGGTAAATAAAAACACCGTCCCAGGCGAGAAGCGAAGCCCGTTTGTAACAAGCGGCGTACGTATCGGAAGCCCAGCGCTAACGGCTCGTGGTATGGGTGAAGCTGAGTTTGAAATAATCGCAAACCGCATAGCCGACGTGCTTGATGATATAAATAACGCTAGCCTTCAGGCAAAGATAAAAGAGGAGCTAAAAGCCCTAGCGCACAATTTCATAATCTACGATAAGGCGATGTATTAA
- the lysS gene encoding lysine--tRNA ligase — protein MIFENEQQKLRLQTIQNIKNEGRVAYPHYLKKELSVADFRSGYSYVCDSESRKDTDVSVSIAGRIKLLRNAGKAVFANIEDESGSVQIYFNKNSLGDDEFKFITQNVEVGDIIIASGYPFATQTGEFSLHASAITLASKAVSPLPEKFHGLTDTETRYRRRYLDMIMNAEVRDDFKKRSIIVSTIRQFFENQGFLEVETPMMHPIAGGAAAKPFITHHNALGVDRYLRIAPELYLKRLVVGGFEAVYEINRCFRNEGIDLTHNPEFTSIEFYWAYHTYEDLMNLTEELFSTLLKRLNLPSVIEFDGMQIDFSKPFARVSYHEAIEKIGGISPEIIHDKDKALAKLASDGFEANAKLDLGQIQAELFDNYVESKLINPTFIVDFPISISPLSRRSDKDPEIAERFELFIAGRELANGFNELNDPLDQYERFKAQIDAKNAGDEEAHEMDEDYVEALGYAMPPTAGEGIGIDRLVMLLTNKKSIKDVILFPAMRPLKSKKDEQ, from the coding sequence GTGATATTTGAAAACGAACAGCAAAAACTAAGACTACAAACCATACAAAACATCAAAAACGAAGGCAGGGTGGCATACCCACACTATCTGAAAAAAGAGCTTAGCGTGGCGGATTTTCGCTCTGGCTACTCCTATGTCTGCGACAGCGAAAGCAGAAAAGATACGGACGTAAGCGTAAGCATAGCTGGGCGGATAAAGCTACTACGAAATGCTGGAAAAGCAGTCTTTGCAAACATAGAAGACGAAAGCGGCAGTGTGCAAATTTATTTTAACAAAAATAGCCTGGGCGATGATGAGTTTAAATTTATCACCCAAAACGTCGAAGTGGGCGATATAATCATCGCTAGCGGTTATCCGTTTGCCACACAAACTGGCGAGTTTAGCCTGCACGCAAGCGCCATAACTCTAGCTAGCAAGGCAGTTTCGCCCCTGCCTGAGAAATTCCACGGCCTAACAGACACCGAAACTCGCTACCGCCGTCGCTATCTTGATATGATAATGAACGCCGAAGTTAGAGATGATTTTAAAAAACGCTCAATCATCGTTAGCACCATACGTCAGTTTTTTGAAAATCAGGGCTTTTTAGAAGTCGAAACACCGATGATGCACCCAATAGCAGGCGGTGCGGCGGCTAAGCCATTTATCACGCACCACAACGCCCTGGGCGTAGACCGCTACTTGCGAATAGCGCCCGAGCTATACCTAAAAAGGCTCGTCGTGGGCGGCTTTGAAGCAGTGTATGAGATAAATCGCTGCTTTAGAAACGAGGGCATTGACCTAACTCATAATCCTGAATTTACAAGCATTGAGTTTTACTGGGCGTATCACACTTATGAGGATCTGATGAACCTAACCGAGGAGCTTTTTAGCACTCTTTTAAAGCGGCTAAACCTGCCTAGCGTGATTGAATTTGACGGAATGCAGATTGACTTTTCAAAGCCGTTTGCAAGGGTGAGCTATCACGAAGCCATAGAAAAAATAGGCGGCATTTCACCTGAGATTATTCACGATAAAGACAAGGCTCTGGCCAAGCTTGCAAGTGACGGCTTTGAGGCCAATGCAAAGCTTGATTTGGGACAAATTCAAGCCGAGCTTTTTGATAATTATGTTGAAAGCAAGCTTATTAATCCGACCTTTATCGTTGATTTTCCTATCTCAATTAGCCCACTATCTCGCAGGAGCGATAAAGACCCAGAAATAGCCGAGCGTTTCGAGCTTTTTATAGCTGGCAGGGAGCTGGCAAATGGCTTTAATGAGCTAAATGATCCGCTTGATCAGTATGAGAGATTTAAGGCTCAAATAGATGCTAAAAACGCAGGCGATGAGGAGGCTCACGAGATGGACGAGGACTACGTCGAAGCCCTAGGATACGCTATGCCGCCAACGGCTGGAGAGGGTATTGGTATAGACCGCCTTGTAATGCTGCTGACTAACAAAAAATCAATCAAAGACGTGATACTTTTCCCAGCGATGAGACCACTAAAATCAAAAAAGGACGAACAATGA
- a CDS encoding Fur family transcriptional regulator: protein MNIENLEYDTLLDKFKKVLRDNGLKFTKQREILLQTLYHNDGHFTPERLYVYIKELHPELNLGIATVYRTLNLLEESELVTSISFGAQGKKFELANKPHHDHMICRKCGKIIEFEDNTIEKRQVSIAKEHGFKLTGHMMQLYGICAECDKEAKGAK, encoded by the coding sequence ATGAATATAGAAAATTTAGAATACGACACCTTGCTTGATAAATTTAAAAAAGTCCTACGAGACAATGGTTTAAAATTTACAAAACAGCGTGAGATATTGCTACAAACGCTATATCATAACGACGGACATTTTACTCCTGAAAGACTTTATGTGTATATAAAAGAGCTACATCCTGAGCTAAACCTAGGCATTGCTACAGTTTATCGTACGCTTAATTTGCTCGAAGAAAGCGAGCTTGTTACGTCTATTAGTTTCGGTGCGCAGGGGAAGAAATTTGAGCTAGCAAATAAGCCACACCACGATCATATGATATGCAGAAAGTGCGGCAAGATTATAGAATTTGAGGATAATACCATAGAAAAGCGCCAAGTCTCAATTGCAAAAGAGCATGGTTTTAAGCTTACAGGGCATATGATGCAGCTATATGGTATCTGCGCTGAGTGCGATAAAGAGGCTAAGGGGGCAAAGTGA
- a CDS encoding CvpA family protein codes for MEFLQGFNWFDLVLLLVVLLLGVKGFINGLIREVFGLVGLIGGIIIASRFNIEAGNLISEHIYKFEKSVMAHTVGFVVLFIGFWLLCLFVGAFIRKLVGLSGLGFVDRLGGFIAGGAKVFLILSALLAVLMRMNFIGEVIKPVIGNSTAYNMLLNTGAWVLNLDVNEINKKLNEHFDTKENSENIEPKSEVSEPSKDIESENAKPNIEPNADDSSQDKNSAKVEDEGHLQEPTNSENNSEIDYKEK; via the coding sequence ATGGAGTTTTTACAAGGGTTTAACTGGTTTGATTTGGTGCTTTTGCTTGTGGTTTTACTGCTTGGCGTTAAGGGCTTTATAAATGGGCTTATACGCGAAGTTTTTGGGCTTGTAGGGCTAATAGGCGGTATCATAATTGCAAGCAGATTTAACATCGAGGCTGGAAACTTAATAAGCGAGCATATATATAAATTTGAAAAATCAGTTATGGCTCATACGGTTGGCTTTGTGGTACTCTTTATAGGGTTTTGGCTCTTATGTCTTTTTGTGGGTGCTTTTATAAGGAAGCTTGTAGGGCTTAGCGGACTTGGATTTGTCGATAGGCTAGGTGGCTTTATAGCTGGTGGAGCAAAGGTATTTTTAATACTTTCTGCGCTTCTTGCTGTGCTAATGAGAATGAATTTTATAGGAGAGGTTATAAAACCAGTAATAGGAAACTCTACTGCTTATAATATGCTATTAAATACTGGTGCTTGGGTTTTAAATTTAGATGTAAATGAGATAAATAAAAAACTCAACGAGCATTTTGATACTAAAGAAAATAGTGAAAATATCGAGCCTAAATCAGAGGTAAGTGAGCCTAGTAAGGATATTGAAAGTGAAAATGCTAAGCCTAATATAGAGCCAAATGCAGATGATAGCTCACAAGATAAAAATAGCGCAAAAGTAGAGGATGAAGGGCATTTGCAAGAGCCAACAAATAGCGAAAATAACAGTGAAATAGACTATAAGGAGAAGTGA
- a CDS encoding type IV pilus twitching motility protein PilT has translation MLDLIAKAIDKNATDLYLRVGEAPYTRGLDGVRHFDDRVISDDDMTSLLTLATGFGDFKGHDLDAGFGICGRRIRANFYKSLNRISAVLRILPKNAPDICAGYPEILKASALKSQGLVLVVGATSSGKSTTLAAMLEWINLNSFKHIITIEDPVEFVFASKNSIFTQREIGSDCASYDDGLRAALRQSPDVIMVGEIRDVATLKAALNAAETGHLVLASMHASSAVGAVVKAIAMGGAEEAILRASLAENMLAIVYQRLFNGVNGTKEAVFEVLARTNASVNLIREGNTAELSASMQISREAGSVLFDDALSMAIKQGRIREDINKTIF, from the coding sequence ATGCTAGATCTAATCGCTAAAGCCATAGACAAAAATGCCACAGACCTATATCTAAGAGTAGGTGAAGCCCCATATACTAGGGGTTTAGATGGTGTTAGGCATTTTGATGATAGGGTGATTAGCGATGATGATATGACCTCATTGCTTACTTTGGCGACTGGTTTTGGGGATTTTAAAGGGCATGATTTAGACGCTGGATTTGGCATTTGTGGGCGTAGGATTAGGGCAAATTTTTACAAAAGCCTAAATCGTATTAGTGCGGTACTTAGAATTTTACCTAAAAACGCTCCAGATATATGTGCTGGTTACCCTGAAATTCTGAAAGCTTCAGCCCTAAAATCGCAAGGGCTAGTGCTAGTAGTGGGCGCTACTTCAAGCGGTAAAAGTACCACACTAGCCGCCATGCTTGAGTGGATAAACTTAAACTCTTTTAAACACATAATCACTATAGAAGATCCAGTTGAGTTTGTTTTTGCATCAAAAAATAGCATATTTACTCAGCGTGAGATAGGCTCTGATTGTGCTAGCTATGATGATGGTTTAAGGGCGGCGCTTAGGCAGTCTCCTGATGTTATAATGGTAGGTGAGATTAGAGATGTTGCTACCTTAAAGGCTGCCTTAAATGCGGCCGAGACTGGGCATTTAGTGCTTGCTAGCATGCATGCTAGTAGTGCTGTAGGAGCTGTGGTGAAGGCTATTGCCATGGGTGGCGCTGAGGAGGCTATTTTAAGAGCTAGTTTGGCAGAAAATATGCTAGCTATCGTTTATCAAAGGCTATTTAATGGAGTAAATGGCACTAAGGAAGCGGTTTTTGAAGTGCTTGCTAGGACAAATGCGAGCGTAAATTTAATACGAGAAGGAAATACTGCAGAGCTATCTGCTAGTATGCAAATCTCTAGGGAGGCTGGTTCTGTACTGTTTGATGATGCTTTATCTATGGCGATAAAGCAAGGCCGTATCCGCGAGGATATAAATAAAACTATATTTTAA
- the gatC gene encoding Asp-tRNA(Asn)/Glu-tRNA(Gln) amidotransferase subunit GatC: MQIDENLLCKLESLSALKISEDSRAEVVSQLSNIVEFVEVLNELDLSHDEALSSAANGATPLRDDVARASDVIDSVLKHAPAAKDHFFVVPKIIE; this comes from the coding sequence ATGCAAATTGATGAAAATCTGCTTTGTAAGCTGGAGAGTCTTTCTGCGCTTAAAATAAGCGAGGATTCGCGCGCTGAGGTAGTGTCGCAGCTAAGTAATATCGTTGAATTTGTCGAGGTTTTAAACGAGCTTGATTTAAGCCACGATGAGGCGCTATCTAGTGCGGCAAATGGCGCTACGCCACTTAGAGACGATGTCGCAAGAGCAAGCGATGTGATAGATAGCGTGCTTAAACACGCGCCAGCGGCAAAAGACCACTTCTTTGTAGTGCCAAAAATTATTGAGTAA